AGAAACGAATTGCTGACTTGTCTGAGGACTTTTACAAATCCGGTTACAACATCAGCCAGCTGATGCATAACATTTTTACAGCCAAATGGTTTTATGATGATGCCTCAAAAAACATGTTGATAAAATCGCCGGTTGAGTTGGTTATTGGTATTCAGCGTACATTAAATGCAGATTTTATCAATAAAGATCCGGTTTTGTATATCCAAAAAGTTTTGGGTCAAATTCTCTTTTATCCTCCCAATGTTGCTGGCTGGCCTGGAGGCAGAAACTGGATTGATAGTTCAAGTTTACTATTCAGGATGCAGCTTCCGAATTTGATGGCGGGCGTTACAACGCAGAAAATACAAGCCAAAGAAAGTGGCGATGTGAATGATCAGACAGTGAAGAAGAAAGGTGAAAATTCTAAAATCGATGTCGATTGGGATCAATGGGCAAAACGTTTTGAAACAATTGATAATCAGAAATTACCTGATTTTTTATGCGGGACATTGCTGGCAGTAAAACCGGCACCAACAGTTATGGCTGTAATTACGGGAAAAGAAACCGCTGTTGCCGACAGGACGCAGTACATAAGGAAACTGACATTAGCCATTATGGGCTTACCTGAATATCAAATCAGTTAATTTCATTAAATAAAATCGAAATGAAAAGACGTGATTTTATAAGAACTTCGCTTTTGGCAACAGCCGGAACGATGATGATTCCACAATTTCTGAAAGCGCATGAAGCTGGAATTTCCGCAGATCCAAATGGAAAGATTCTGGTTGTAATCCAGTTGTCTGGTGGCAATGACGGATTGAATACAGTGATTCCATATCGCAATGATATTTATTATCGGGAACGACCTGTTCTGGCGATTGAAAAAGAAAAGATATTAACGTTGAATGATGAAATAGCTTTAAACCCTGCATTAGAATCTCTCCGCAGACTTTATGATGATGGCCGGGTCAGGATTTTGAATAATGTAGGGTATCCAAATCCGGATCGATCACATTTCCGATCCATGGATATCTGGCAAACAGCGAGTAATGCGGATCAATATTTAAATACCGGCTGGCTTGGCCGTTACCTGGATTCTACCTGTGCAGGCTGCGAAATAAAACCGCATCATATGCTCGAAATTGACGATACGCTAAGTTTGGCAATGAAAGGAAGCAAGGCAAACGGATTAGCCATGCTGGATCCGCAAAAGCTATATCGCCAAACAAAAAACGGAATGGCCGGGAATCTTGCGAAAACAATCCATCATTCCGAGGATGATCATGATCAGGTAAGTTATTTATACAAAACACTGGCGGATACCGAATCCAGTGCAGATTATCTATATCAAAAAGGTCAGGTCAAAGGAAGTTACAGCGATTATCCGGATACTGAACTGGGAAAAAGTTTGAAAACGATAACTGAATTGATTGTTTCCGGTGTGGATACTCAGGTTTATTACGTTTCACTTTCTGGTTTTGACACGCATGTGGGACAAAGAAATCAGCAGGATAAATTATTAAAACAATATGCCGATGCGGTAAGTGTTTTTGTTGATGACCTGAAAAAACAAGGTCAACTGGACCGGACAATGATCATGACTTTTAGTGAATTTGGAAGGAGGGTAAAACAAAACGGGAGCAACGGAACGGATCATGGGACGGCAAA
The nucleotide sequence above comes from Dyadobacter subterraneus. Encoded proteins:
- a CDS encoding DUF1501 domain-containing protein produces the protein MKRRDFIRTSLLATAGTMMIPQFLKAHEAGISADPNGKILVVIQLSGGNDGLNTVIPYRNDIYYRERPVLAIEKEKILTLNDEIALNPALESLRRLYDDGRVRILNNVGYPNPDRSHFRSMDIWQTASNADQYLNTGWLGRYLDSTCAGCEIKPHHMLEIDDTLSLAMKGSKANGLAMLDPQKLYRQTKNGMAGNLAKTIHHSEDDHDQVSYLYKTLADTESSADYLYQKGQVKGSYSDYPDTELGKSLKTITELIVSGVDTQVYYVSLSGFDTHVGQRNQQDKLLKQYADAVSVFVDDLKKQGQLDRTMIMTFSEFGRRVKQNGSNGTDHGTANNVFLIGGPPRGSLVYNEAPNLVDLDGGDLRYTLDFRDLYSSLLKDWLNADDVAVLGKSFSGLQGLV